One Odocoileus virginianus isolate 20LAN1187 ecotype Illinois unplaced genomic scaffold, Ovbor_1.2 Unplaced_Contig_180, whole genome shotgun sequence genomic region harbors:
- the LOC110122980 gene encoding melanoma-associated antigen 4-like, whose protein sequence is MEEEEHVEEVEQVEEVEQVEEVEQVEQVEEVDQMEEEEHVEESEHVEEVEQVEEEEQMKEGDAASSSSSLPVWGTLEEVAAAAIASLLQSPLGVCPSPTAMAATLGSQSEDHPWPQQALQVKKKELVQFLLIRYLAKESITKAEVLNSVLKDYQDHFLVVLGQASEYLQLIFGLEVKEVDPSEPTYILVPILGLTLNETLRDEQRLPKAGLLVMVLCLIAVEVECAPEEAIWGALSGIGVFPGSEHFIYGEPRELLTQVWVQEGYLEYRQVPDSDPARYEFLWGPRAYAETSKFKVLEYLDSQLKGSQLLPPPLQRLRGRRKGDSEPEQQPGSFQAHIQQLVLGDRKGG, encoded by the exons atggaggaggaggagcatgTGGAGGAGGTGGAGCAGGTGGAGGAGGTGGAGCAGGTGGAGGAGGTGGAGCAGGTGGAGCAGGTGGAGGAGGTGGACcagatggaggaagaggagcaTGTGGAGGAATCGGAGCATGTGGAGGAGGTGGagcaggtggaggaggaggagcagatgAAGGAAGGAGATGCagcgtcctcctcctcctctctcccggTCTGGGGCaccctggaggaggtggctgcTGCTGCAATAGCCAGTCTCCTCCAGAGTCCTCTGGGTGTCTGCCCCTCTCCCACTGCCATGGCTGCCACTCTTGGGAGCCAATCTGAAGACCATCCATGGCCTCAGCAG GCACTACAGGTGAAGAAGAAAGAGCTGGTGCAATTCCTGCTCATTAGGTATCTTGCCAAGGAGTCAATCACAAAGGCAGAAGTGCTGAATAGTGTCCTCAAAGATTACCAGGACCACTTCCTGGTTGTCCTCGGTCAAGCCTCAGAGTACCTGCAGCTGATCTTTGGTTTGGAGGTGAAGGAGGTGGACCCCAGTGAGCCCACCTATATCCTGGTCCCCATCCTGGGCCTCACCCTCAATGAGACGCTGAGGGATGAGCAGAGGTTGCCCAAGGCCGGCCTCCTGGTGATGGTCCTGTGCCTGATTGCTGTGGAGGTCGAATGCGCCCCTGAGGAGGCGATCTGGGGTGCACTCAGTGGAATAGGGGTGTTTCCCGGCAGTGAGCACTTCATCTATGGGGAGCCCAGGGAGCTGCTGACCCAAGTGTGGGTGCAGGAGGGGTACCTGGAGTACCGGCAGGTGCCTGACAGCGACCCTGCTCGCTACGAGTTCCTGTGGGGTCCCCGGGCCTATGCGGAGACCAGCAAGTTTAAAGTTCTGGAGTATCTGGACAGTCAGTTGAAGGGGTCCCAGCTCCTTCCACCCCCTCTGCAGAGGCTGcgagggaggaggaaaggggactCTGAGCCAGAGCAGCAGCCAGGCTCCTTCCAGGCCCACATCCAGCAGCTTGTCCTGGGGGACAGGAAGGGAGGCTGA